Proteins from a genomic interval of Candidatus Fokinia cryptica:
- the rplL gene encoding 50S ribosomal protein L7/L12: protein MKNDLIKTLSELSVAEIAALVKELEEAWGVSAAAPVAAIAQVAAPAAESQEKTAFDVIITAIDPNKRMDAMKAIKEVGALEGLVAAKAIADELSSGGAKVLKSEVTKQEAEGFANTLKAAGCTVEIK from the coding sequence ATGAAAAACGATTTAATAAAGACTCTTTCGGAATTATCTGTTGCTGAAATCGCAGCTTTGGTGAAAGAGCTAGAAGAAGCTTGGGGAGTTTCTGCAGCCGCTCCTGTTGCAGCAATTGCCCAAGTAGCTGCTCCTGCTGCAGAATCTCAAGAGAAAACGGCTTTTGACGTCATCATTACAGCAATAGACCCTAATAAAAGAATGGATGCGATGAAAGCAATTAAAGAAGTTGGCGCGCTTGAGGGGCTTGTTGCTGCTAAAGCAATAGCTGATGAGTTGTCATCAGGTGGAGCTAAAGTTCTCAAAAGTGAAGTTACTAAGCAAGAAGCTGAAGGATTTGCAAATACACTTAAAGCTGCAGGTTGTACTG